One stretch of Elusimicrobiota bacterium DNA includes these proteins:
- the plsX gene encoding phosphate acyltransferase PlsX has product MKIVVDAMGGDKAPDVVIEGAIDAAKEYGEEILLAGNETLITEKLKKNKKVSNLPIRIMHCEEVITMDDSPVDAFRKKPNSSIVKGIKLVADGAADGFFSAGNSGAINATAHIILKRIEGVARPAIATIFPTLQKPCVVVDVGANVDSKPKNLLQFAIMGSVYSKNLLKIENPKIGLLSIGEEASKGNELTSATYKLLAASELNFVGNIEGRDINKGNVDVIVCDGFVGNVVLKFGEGVAEFLVQLIKNEMKKSPVRIMTAALILRSVFKHIKKKIDYDEYGGAPLLGVNGVCIIGHGSSNSKAIKNGIHVVIESVKNNIIENIKTEIAKVSHLTDGGSENGN; this is encoded by the coding sequence ATGAAAATTGTTGTTGATGCAATGGGCGGTGATAAGGCACCTGATGTCGTTATTGAAGGCGCAATAGACGCAGCAAAAGAATATGGCGAGGAAATACTATTAGCTGGTAATGAAACTCTGATTACTGAAAAACTCAAAAAAAATAAAAAAGTATCTAACCTGCCGATAAGAATAATGCATTGCGAAGAAGTTATTACGATGGATGATTCGCCTGTAGACGCATTCAGAAAAAAGCCTAATTCATCAATAGTAAAAGGAATAAAACTCGTTGCTGACGGAGCCGCTGATGGTTTTTTTTCTGCCGGAAACTCCGGGGCTATAAACGCAACGGCGCATATCATTCTTAAGCGAATAGAAGGTGTTGCCCGGCCGGCAATCGCAACCATTTTTCCGACGCTACAAAAACCTTGTGTGGTAGTTGATGTCGGCGCAAATGTTGACTCAAAACCAAAAAACCTGTTACAGTTTGCAATAATGGGTTCTGTCTATTCAAAAAATTTGTTAAAAATAGAAAATCCAAAAATAGGTTTGCTGTCAATAGGCGAAGAAGCGTCAAAAGGGAATGAATTGACTTCAGCAACTTATAAACTTTTGGCAGCATCAGAACTTAATTTTGTTGGCAATATTGAAGGCCGAGATATAAATAAAGGAAATGTTGATGTAATTGTTTGCGATGGTTTTGTCGGGAATGTTGTCTTGAAGTTTGGTGAAGGTGTCGCTGAGTTTTTAGTTCAACTAATCAAGAATGAGATGAAAAAAAGTCCTGTCCGTATCATGACTGCGGCGCTTATTTTAAGAAGCGTATTCAAACATATCAAAAAGAAAATTGATTATGACGAATACGGTGGCGCACCGCTTCTGGGTGTTAATGGTGTGTGTATTATCGGGCATGGGTCTTCAAATTCTAAAGCGATAAAAAACGGAATCCATGTTGTAATTGAATCAGTAAAAAATAATATCATTGAAAATATAAAAACTGAAATCGCGAAGGTCAGTCATCTGACCGACGGGGGAAGTGAAAATGGGAATTGA